In a single window of the Drosophila albomicans strain 15112-1751.03 chromosome 3, ASM965048v2, whole genome shotgun sequence genome:
- the LOC117569283 gene encoding selenoprotein H has translation MPPKKKHKIVDWGDDEHFSKDRSIFFIEHSTECPIFQVKADECLTFFQQRIPEREFQLVRNKNGKQVPRDGAFEVCVAQNARTSEHVLWSGLAKGPPRRDKFPRYEELVSDVHRVLKKFYPDKAVGFDDDEDAEM, from the coding sequence ATGCCACCGAAAAAGAAGCACAAGATTGTCGATTGGGGTGACGATGAACACTTTTCGAAGGACCGCAGCATTTTCTTCATCGAGCACAGCACCGAGTGTCCCATATTCCAGGTCAAGGCCGACGAGTGCTTGACCTTTTTCCAGCAACGCATACCGGAGCGCGAGTTCCAGCTGGTGCGCAACAAGAATGGCAAGCAAGTGCCTCGCGACGGAGCCTTTGAGGTGTGTGTTGCCCAGAATGCTCGCACCTCGGAGCACGTTCTGTGGTCCGGTTTGGCCAAGGGACCGCCGAGGCGGGATAAATTTCCCCGCTACGAGGAGCTGGTGTCCGATGTGCATCGTGTGCTAAAGAAATTCTACCCGGACAAGGCTGTGGGcttcgatgatgatgaggatgcgGAGATGTAA